One Chloroherpetonaceae bacterium genomic window, GAACCCACGGCTGCGCGTGTCGTTGACGCCAATGGATGAAATCACCAAGTCGGGCGAGAGTATAGAAAGCTCTGCAGCCAAGTGCTCGCAATGCAGATATGCACGCAGCGTTGCACCATTGACTCCAATTGCACTGTATGAAAAGCCAGGTGCATCGTTTTCCAAGAGTAAACCGCGCAAAAGAAACGGTCCTTGCCCTGAGATGCGCCTGAATTGCAAGCGCAACTCGGTAAGGCTTTCTGAAAAGCGAAATTCCGTGTAGCCCGCTGCCTCATGTACAAGACGCTCACACGGTTGCCTTAGACCAACTGGCTCAATCTCATAGTCTTTGGACTCGATGTTGTGAAAAACTTTGACGCGGTGAAATGCATACTGCGGATAGGGATAATCCAGCCAGCCCGGACCAGTAAGCGTAATTTCTAGCTCAGCAAGACTGTCAGCGGTTGAAGCGGCCACGCCAGCTACGCCGAGTGGTGTAGGGTCTTTGAGTTTCACATTGCGATGTCCTTTCCAGTGTCCCGAATAGCTCACCCTAAAGTTCGGTGAGCCATTTGAGCGTATGAGCTTTTGCGGAAAAATAAGCCCTCGCTCCCCTTCGCAATCTGGGAACCACTCCCGTAAGCGCCGACGTATTTCCCCTGTCCAAATGTCTGCCTGCACATGGGAACCACCGAAATGCACAATGCGCACTTTCTCAGAGCGATGCTGAGCAAGACTGTCAATTTTGGCAAATAGTCGCTGAAACGCAGGGGATAAACCAGCAGGGAAAACCAATTGATTCGCATCGTAGCGAATGAAGCTGTATCGTTTCTCGGAAGGATTTTTCTTGCGCAGCGGTGAGAGGGCAAGGCGGAGAGCAGGCTCATGAAGCGCTGCAAAAGACAAGGGCGCAAAAGCAGAGCCACAGAGCACATAGCAGAGCAGCAGACGACCAAGCACCTTATAGGGATTTTTTGTGTGCATTTGAACGCTTTGTGGTAGAATGCAGTGAGCGAAGTTTTGCATCTTGATACTGGCGATAATC contains:
- a CDS encoding GDSL-type esterase/lipase family protein, whose protein sequence is MHTKNPYKVLGRLLLCYVLCGSAFAPLSFAALHEPALRLALSPLRKKNPSEKRYSFIRYDANQLVFPAGLSPAFQRLFAKIDSLAQHRSEKVRIVHFGGSHVQADIWTGEIRRRLREWFPDCEGERGLIFPQKLIRSNGSPNFRVSYSGHWKGHRNVKLKDPTPLGVAGVAASTADSLAELEITLTGPGWLDYPYPQYAFHRVKVFHNIESKDYEIEPVGLRQPCERLVHEAAGYTEFRFSESLTELRLQFRRISGQGPFLLRGLLLENDAPGFSYSAIGVNGATLRAYLHCEHLAAELSILSPDLVISSIGVNDTRSRGFNAQQFEAEYEALLQRIKSAAPHAALLLITNSDNLRRSKQANANTLAARQAILRLAQRYRAAVWDLFEVMGGLKSFTQWQRAHLAKRDRVHFNHDGYTLLGELFFEAFVRAYQTYHHRFAPTH